One Nicotiana tomentosiformis chromosome 1, ASM39032v3, whole genome shotgun sequence genomic window, ttcatgtatttttattgttaaattgcaggttcaggccgagTAAGAAGACTACGAATATAATCAATAATGCCATcaaaaagctttatgatggctcttatgcgacttggactgctTTTCCATTctcgctgaaggagcaaattttcaatcagtttaaggtataaatgttcttttaagcagtttaataatttatatttatgatgttttcatctaatatttaacttttgaaatgcagagcaagtgtgtatgggaagaccgctatagcgcggaagtgactgcaaattttcatcataaagctcgcaagataTTGGCAGATcatttctcggatgctagaaagaagaacaagaggcctaaCTGGTGTCTTGAGCATTTATGGAATGATTTGttaaggcaatggcttaccgcgaatttcttagagaggagcaaaaaaggaaagaaagctcactcatccgagaagggaggctccttgcacactggagtgTTATCAGCCTGTGgataataaaaagaagattgataattgcttaattaaattattttacttttctaagtatatcaattatatttattaactaaattaatttgttttcatgaaaagaagtatgggcatccaatgagccatgatgagctattcaaggagacgcatattatgaagaaaaagaaagagggggatggagataggtgggtcgaggaccgggcctcaactgcatatgtaagctttcaaatttctttaagtgttataatttacttttataagaatttttaaatactaatttaatttaaaataatataggaacgctaccaaagtaacgtggaggactTCAATTGTAGTcagccagctggtgaatcgggcgagccaacccaaccttcggacgaggatgctaaAAGAATATGATTGGaggctgttggcggtccaaaatgggagAAGGTATACTGGCTTCCTACTAACAAATTTCATCGCTATAGGTGTAGAATGCAAGGAATAGGGACTTTCTCGCAAGGTGAGGAACTTAATAAGGAGAGCCTCTCGGCTATgtgggagacagtgacaaagctcacatccgagctagaagcggccaaggaaagagaaaggcttagagatgctcaattccttggcatgcaagctcagatcagaactttCCTATCTACTGGAGCTTTTTCGTTGCCCCGGTCTTGTGAGTCATCGCCAGAggctcgacctccacgtgatcgttcctcccgtcctcctcgTGATCGTTTCTCCCGTCCTCCCCCtgatcgttcttcccgtcctTCACAAGACCATTTTTTAtaccgtcttgtagatgaaagttcatcaaacggtgatgatgatgttgtagaaaacaccccttgacaattactttgaactagactaatagaacCAGTTTTGGATTAAATTGAacaattttgaacttgttgtaattagtatttgcttggttttggattgtgatgttcaattcaacttttatttgttagttttaaagtattaattggatgtttagttgttattgttgttgttgttgggtttTTGGTTGGATTTGTGGTGAATTGAGGGTAATTAGATTTGAATTGGGTGTATTTGTATATTATTTCTATTTGGTGGTGCAGCTACCAAAACAGGCATATTTTGCCAAAATTAAAACCAGAAAACCGACCCACCTTGATCGGttactaataaaaaaaaaattgcacattaccgaccaatgttggtcggttaatgtataatgaattcccagaattcaacattaccgaccatctttggtcggttttctgctTGCCCAGTCCAGTTTACCGATcaattttggtcggtatttttacattttaattatttaaaataaaatatattttacagtaccgaccaaagttggtcggtttttaaaagtttaaataatttataaaaaaaatatattttccaatagcgaccaaagttggtcggtaggaaaaattaataaatttaatacacCGACCAAGTTttgtcggtaaaattaaattaataaaataatattccaACCAGTTTTGGTCGGTAAGCCAAATACATTATCAGATGGTCGTGTAGAgcataccgaccaatgttggtcggtaatttccgaccaactttgctCGGTATGCCCTTCCGACCTTCAAAGAACCATCCACACAAAAATAGTCGCGTTTTGGATAGTTATTGGGGGGAGGgggatatttttgaaaattttgaaaaagtggtcaaaatcacttttttgatttttgaaaaactcattttcaaaaagttaaaaattttcatggacaaacacatttttgaaaaaaaattaaaaaaagaaaaaaagtttttTATGGACCAACGGGGCCTTAGTGCAAGGGTGAGCGAGGAGAAAAATCCCAAATGATAGAGATATAATTTTCAATAACCAATATCAATAATCGATAATGATAGAGAAAATATTTAGCAACTATTTATAGGCAAGACGCCTATTTTAAGCTAAACTCCTAAATTTTGTAAGATATCTAATATAAATAAAACTCGTAGTCTAAAGAGGACTCTACTATATGTAAATTTAAAGTCACTTGTTTTACATCATGTCAAGTCGAATCCCAAATTTTGAATCCATAAAATGATATAAATACAAATCTAGTTGCTATTAAACTATGAAAACATTGTTATGTGTTGTCTAGTTaatcttatagcctgtttggccaagcttcttcaagttcaaaagtatttttttttttttaatttcaaatttgaagtttggccaagcttttaggagAAAAAAAAAGTGCTTATGAGAAGAaacagaagcagttttggagaagcagaaaaaagtagcttcttccgagaagcacttttgagaaaaatatacttagcagcactttttaaaagtttgaccaaacactaattgctgcttagaagtattttttaaattaattaaccaaacacaaactgtttctcaccaaaaacacttttgaaaaaaagtacttctcaaaataaactgattttttCAACTTGGCCAAACGGGCTATTATTGATGAGCGACACATATCTTTGGAAATCAAAATTCAGTCTCATAGTCCAAGTCTTAGTGCACATAATCAGTCAACTATCAAGGGTAAACAAATGGTTAAGAGTTAAATCATAGTTCAATATGACCACAAAAATCTAATCTTGTTCATCTAGGTTTAAGGAGCTTTGCTAGTCACATATTTCTTTTAAGGATTATATTTGTCATCTTCcatccaaaagaaaaagaaaaaaagagtgcgaAAAAGAGAGAAGCAAAGTTTTTATTAGTTTCTCACCCGTTGCTCGATACTCGTTTTAGGATTATGAATAATTTGAATTCAGGTTGAATAAGACCCGTTAAAAAGGTAAGCGATTTCTATCAGAGTCATTTTGGCTCGAATCCAAAACCTAATTAAAAGTGAAAGGATTCTACCTATCTCACTATACTCGTTAATGGCAGAGAAGCGAGGTCAAACATAAAGTAATAGAATTGATTACACATCTACCTATTCATTTTTGGTCAAGAAATTGAAGAGGGCGGGTTACTCAAACATGTCAAATTGTGTCCGTGTAGTGTGTTGGGGTCTCAGTTTGGGTCCTACTGCGCATGCTCATGTCCATAAAATTTGATTGTATCAAGTGACTAGGAACATGATTGACTTTGACTTAATTATTATAAACCAAATGCTTCAAGTTTTGTTCTTTACTAGGCAAATGTGGTGAAACTTGACATAACATAaatatttagtattttattttgaatttaatttcTGTGTTCCCGTCATCGACAACAGATAATTGTCAATTGTAAATCTAATTTGTTAAGTTAAAAAGTAAAGTAACtatattttcaattaaaatatattgataacataaatattatttataatgtACGTACataaaacttaattattttttaaaaacaaattctCCAAAGTAGATACCATTAGAAGGAATGGGAACAGCATGGGGCCTCTAGTCAAAGTAAAGAATGAATTCCTTAAAAGAATGGTGGAAGGTAGTGGGTAATCATCATATAAAATTATCAAAAGTTGCCACCGTTACTCTTTTTTGGTTTCTCTCATTGTGTTTCCTTTCTTTTCCAAACTTTTCTGCTGATTGGAATGAAAAGCCAAAATTTGCGTTTTTTGGATCTATTTTTACATATTCTTTATAATCTTACCAGCAACTATTTGGACTTCCATATGCATGGACCGAATTACATGGTAATTATTGAATATTTTTACTATTCTGTTGCATTCATGACAAGGTTATATTAGTGTTGTATTTACAATTAATTAAATCTATTCTAATAACCTGGTTGAATTGATATTTTTAGATGTGTATAAAAGAGAGATAGTTAAGAAGTTAAGGAGGGATGTTCGTTGGCCGGTACAATACGATATTTGAATATAATGGTTTGGTATTTTCGATTTTTGATTTtgttaaaatgctataccaataccatacctaattaaatttgatatgattcgatttttctcctttcgaTTTCGATTTATTTGGTCCGGTAATTTAGATTTGCTCGgcttgaatactaactagtgcatagaaaTAGACtgtaatatttttaattaaaattctcacaaatataaaaataaaaatattctaAGCTCACCTGACTTGACAAAAAAATTGTCCAAAACTAGCAAGTATCAACCTATAGAGAGGAAAaaggtacataaaaaaatatatttgatcattgAAAATATCTTGTTACTTGTTTAGAGTTTGCTAAACTTAGAGAATACAACATGGACTAATCCAACAGATACAACAATAATACATGAGTAAGAAACACCCTAAAATCGTAAAAATACCATGTTAAACTACTTGACAACCTGGCGATAAGAGTCAGAATATACAACCTACCTTATTTCGCAATTTTCCTAAATTAAAGAAGTACATGAATTTCACTGTCAATCTCAACAGGAATGTCAAAGAAAAGTATTATAACTTAGTaggttataattaataatatgtatgTTATATAACTTTATATATATGTTGGTACATTATCGGTATTCCAAAACTTTATTTTTAAGTACCAAATATCATAactaatataaaatatttttaaaacttaaactaaataccataccaaataccaaaattttcgatttcAATATGGTAACTCAGTATTTACCTAATTATGCATATCCCTAAAGGTAAGTGTAGCAGTTTGAACAAATGTCAAATAGTTGTCGTCCAAATTGGCtcggaataataataataataataataataataataataatttatataacacACTTCTCTTATTAGTCTGTTAAAAAAAGAATAACATAtttctatatttgaaaataatttaagttTAAACATTTCTTTTTACCATGTTCACTCTTAATAAAaagcttttatagccacacaaatgtctAAATTCTACAAAGCttttactccctccgtctcatattatcagtcgtggttactaaaaatagttgtctcaaattatttgttattttagaagttcaagtcaaaattgattattttttttcctttttacccttagtaataattatcATTGAAAACTACAAATACCACAATTATGACTAAATATTAAATGAAGAGAAATTATATCTTAAAACATAAATTAGGGTAAAACAGTCAAAACCTAtcctatttaatatttttttaaggaaCGTGTAAAAGAGAAACACGACAGATAATTTGAGACAGAGGAAGTAtcctttaaatttttaaaatcacaaattttaaaaatattcttTTCTTTATAAAATTTTGTATCGATGGAGTAAAGTTATCTTATATAAAATGAAATTGTGGGAATAATAAAGTTGAAACTCCAAAGTTCAGCTTAATTAGCGTACCCCACTAAGTGAGGTtgtgaactttttttttttggttgagaAGTCATAATCAGCAGACTATAGGAGCAAAAGCCATTCGATTTAGATCATTCTAGCTTGTGTAATAACTACTCCAAATATTACCTTGTTTTATTCAATTATAGGCTCCCAATTATTCGTGTTTCCAGCACACAGCCACTGGCTTCGTtcctttgttttttgttttttattccCTTTGGCGGGGAGTTATTTTCCCTACAGCTACATTTATGTTGTCAAAATTTGTTGATTTTTTAAGCTTTGACTCTCATACAAAATCATCAACATGAATTTACTTGAGACATAGGTATTGAATATTATTCCTTTGCTTTAATTGTGGACTCTTTGGTTAATTTCTGGTTTTCGCTAGCAAAGAGAAACATCGATATACAATTGCATATAGTATCATCTTTTTACCAGAATAATAGGAGTAGCAAAGGAAGAAAAGCAATGTATACaatcttttttctttcctttttaaaAAAGATCATTAAGCATACTAAGTGACGTTTTCAataaggatttaagttatataaatTGTATACCGCTGAAAccttcgtacgtctgatcgagaTGGGAACATGATGAACCGAAGAAAGCCTCCATAATATTGAGATGAGATCCGAAAAAGACACAAACGAGCTTCCAATTTCAGGTACAGGTCATATAccaagctcgaagtcattatcgagctcgggtctgaatcgaactatgatgagatgtgatggaatcgagcttaagggtcAGAGGCCAACCAATATCGAGCCCAAGTCATTACCGGATCCCGAGTCagcatcgagctctaaaactgaAAACCGACAAATGCCGattccgatcaagatcgagctcatagacaagagtcgttgcagccgcactaagggagagaatctcaacgggaattagggaaaaactgatttatcatgggttctccactatgtatttttaattatatttaaagtaggatcccccactataaaaaggatggctatatttctgtaaGGAGTAAGTTTGacatacattgtaactgagatatcatacgctccaatattgaagagttattctttttttagtttcatatattgattcatcttgcttaatccataaatcatcttctttccaactttgcttatttttcattctatacggtcaacactcgatatttctattcattcttacgatttgtgtcaagttataccacatactcTTAGAACTACgaacaaatttaactctatcaatttttcgggtaaacatacatcgatatttttttattttattttttttgcttaTTGTATTTTAATATATTGTACGAAGGTAATCTTTACATGCCATCACCTTAGTTCCTTCCTAAGTCCAGCAATCACAACATCTACCGCATTATTTATTCCTCCCATCCTATGTTTTATCTGCTCCCAATAAAGATTGTTCGGGAACTTTAATAGCAAGAAATCCTAGCCTATAATTACTCTCTTTCGCTTAATATGATTAACCATATTAGCAACAACAAAAAAACAGCCTTACTTTTCAGTTACTAATCTTAGGATAATTATATATAACGCTATCCCTAGTTGATCTGatagtaaaatttattttttacggTATCAGTATGTAGAGAAGGTAAACTCTTTGAACAATACAATGATTAACACGAAATTTTCTTGTGAGTTGTGAAGCAATAGCATCTTTTTTACTGTGGTAAGATATATACTTAGAAATGAGATGTCAAAAGGACAAAGCGGCAATGATGAAAGTTGAGGGACAAAGAGTAAAATTTGTCAAAACAGAATAACGACCTTTTCTTCCCGCTTTTTTCTTGACTTTCTCTGTTTCGACTGAACCAATGTTTGCTAAACTTGTTCCTTTTTTGGCACCCCTTTATCTGCTGCTAAACattaatcccaatcaaatattaTAGCTTCATTGTACAGCAATAAGAATATACAAATGCCACAGAAAGAGAGTTAATGGTGGGTATTTTAATTATTGGTACTATCAAGGACATGACCCACAAAAGAGGCCCATTGGTTTGGACAAGTGTAATCTATGATTTGAGCACAAACAGTTTGACGCAAAAATGGCCAAAGAAGTAGACCAACATCAATATTTTCCACTGTGTCTTTGTCCCCCTCATTACTTGGCTTCTTTAACAACCTTCACGTTCTTGTCTTCTGTTTCTCAAAGTTGCATTTTTTCCTCTGGATTTTCTTCACTACGGCCATGGACAAACACCATTCGCAATTGTCTCTCGCAAAGTGTTCACGGCAGCGTTATAGTGAATGGTTTGTATTTAATACTCCAGTTTTTTTGCTTTATTTGGTTGCTATGGTTCATTTGTAGTTTTGTATTTGGTTTAACTGTACTTTAGTGAAATTTTTGTCTGTAGGAACTGGAAGTGTAAAACAGGGTTCATTTGTTGTTTTCTACTTATTTGATTTATCTTTTATTCTTTATGAAATTTTTGTATGTGGGAATTGGGTAGTGCAGTCAGTTCAGATACTACAGTAGAAGTAGGACGAGATAACCAATTAACCATAGCCTTCGTCTTTGGATTACTGAAGACGGCAAAGCATTCTGATGGCCGTTTGGGGTGATTATTgattggctgaccaagttagctcactTCCTGCCGATCAGTATGACTTACTCTATGGACACTTTAATCCATAGTGagcgcgtatatatatatatatatatagttagtgCCTATACAGAATAGCCTGAGGGTTGGGTTTTTGGGGGAGGAGGTGGGGAACTTCCATTCTTTTCCTCTGTTATGGTTTGTTCTTAGCTAGCATAAAAAGGTAGTTCGGTGCACAAAACTCCCGCTATGTGCAGGATATGGAGAAGGATCGTACCACATTTGGTCCATTGTATGCAACCTACCTTGCATTTCTGTAATAGATTATTTCCATAACTTGAACCAGGGACTTCTTGGTCACAGGATGACAACTCTTACTGTTGCGTTAAGGCTCCCTTCTCAAAGCTAGCATAGGAAAGGAAAAAATGTTTCAACTTTTAAAGGAGTGTTGAAGTGGTAGGGGAAGACATGTAGTTAAAATACACTCGAAGCTGTAGGGACATCTGATTGCCTCATTTTTGCTTCAGATATTaatatatagtagtagaaatctcATTGACAATAATCGTTTGGGTGCTCCTTTTTCATGTTTCTTGTGCAATTTTCTTTCCCCACTCCTCTTTCTTGCTTTGAATTATGGCCATCAGTACACTTACCAAACATAAAAAATTTCTAGTTGGGAGAAATGTCTTAACATGACATAAATGCTTAGATATTTGCTTTTATAACATGTTGCTGTCTTATTTCTAATCAGCTGTTTGATCTGTGGTATAGGGTGTTTCGGGATGTTCCAAGTGATATAACGATAGAAGTAGATGGTGGCACATTTTCATTGCATAAGGTAAATCTGTCAATTGTCTTCTCTTATTTGCCACTGCAAACTGGTGATAGATTTTGTGGAGTAATTCACATTGTAGAGGTAATGAAACATAACGAAAAAACGACTTCTTTTGGAGAGGCGATTCGTATTAGTCCCTTTCATACTGTTATAGTTAAGTCTTCAGAAAATGTTTATTTCATGCCTATGAGCAAGTTCAGAGGCTACAATTCAACAGAAGCTCCTAACATAGATGCATATGATGTGATGCAGTTTCCTCTAGTCTCCAGAAGTGGGCGAATTCGGAAGCTTGTAGCAGGGCACAGGGATTCTGATATATCAAGGATTGAGCTTCTTAGCCTACCAGGTGGAGCTGAATCATTTGAGCTGGCAGCAAAATTCTGCTACGGTGTTAACTTTGAGATTACAGCTGCAAATGTTGCTCAGCTTTGTTGTGTATCAGATTATCTTGAGATGACTGAGGACTATTCAAAGAACAACCTTGGTTCCCGAGCTGAAGAATATCTTGATATTGTTGCTTGCAAGAATCTTGAAATGTGTGTTGAAGTCCTGAAACAATGCGAAAACCTACTCCCTTTGGCTGATGAGCTGAAAATAGTTACCCGATGCATAGATGCTATAGCCTCTAAGGCTTGTGTGGAGCAAATTGCTTCAAGTTTCTCGCGCTTGGAATATAGTAGTTCCGGTAGACTCCATATGAACCGCCAAGCCAAGTGTGAAGGAGACTGGTGGATAGAGGATTTGTCAGTTCTTCGCATTGACTTGTATCAACGAGTCATAACAGCGATGAAATGTCGTGGTGTTAGGCCTGAAAGTATTGCAGCATCACTAGTGAACTACGCACAGAAGGAGTTGACAAAGAAGTCTACTTCCTGGAATCAATCGAGCCAACCCAAAGTTGACGTGGTTTCTCGTTCAAACGGCCAtgaaaaagttgtggtcgagacAATTGTTAGCCTTATGCCTGTTGAGAAATTGGTTGTTCCAATATCCTTTCTTTTTGGGTTGCTGAGAAGTGCAGTGATGCTCGACTGCACAGTTGCTTGTAGACTTGATCTTGAGAGGCGGATAGGATCTCAATTGGATATAGCTACTCTCGATGATCTTCTAATTCCATCCTTTCGTAATGCTGGTGACACATTATTTGACATTGACACAGTGCATAGAATCTTGGTTAATTTTTCTCAGCAGGAGGATAGTGATGAAGATATGGAGGATGTCTCAGTTTTTGAGTCTGATAGCGCTACTTCGCCATCCCAAACTGCGTTATTCAAAGTCGCTAAACTGGTGGACAATTACCTTGCTGAAATTGCACCTGATGCAAACCTAAAGCTGAACAAGTTCATAGCAATTGCCGAAAGCTTACCAGCACATGCTCGTACTGTCCATGATGGACTTTATCGATCAATCGATGTCTACCTCAAAGTATGTACTACAAATTGCTTGAACTATGTTTAAGAAAAAGCATTAATGGTTTCAGTTAaagttttaaaattaaatgtcAGGAGAAAACTCACGGTACTTGTTTATTCGAAACTAAGCTGTTTGCTAATGACTTAAATGAATATGGTATCGTTATATGAGGAGGATTAAGTACTTTACATTGAGTTTGATTTTGCCCTTAATAGAATCTTCTAACCTAAGTCCATATTTCTTAGGCATTTCCTGAAGTTATTACTTTTGACTAATCATCGACGTTCATTCATGGAAATTCCAGGCTCATCAGGCGTTATCAGATCCAGATAGGAGGAGACTATGCAAGCTGATTGATTTTCAGAAGCTCTCACAAGAAGCTGGATCACACGCTGCACAAAACGAACGCCTCCCACTCCAATCAATCGTACAGGTTCTATATTTCGAGCAACTGAGGCTTCGAAATGCCTTGTTTTGTTCTTATCCTGATGATGATCATAAGCCAATGCACCAATCGTGGAGGATCAATAGTGGTGCTTTAAGTGCAGCTATGTCTCCCCGGGATAATTATGCTTCTCTAAGACGAGAAAATAGGGAACTAAAACTTGAACTAGCACGAATGAGGATGAGATTGAATGACCTGGAGAAAGATCATGTTTGtatgaagaaaaatatggaaaAATCTAACTCCCGGAGTTTCATGAGTAACTTCTCGAAAAAGATTGGCAAGTTCAACATTTTTGGACATAGTTCTTCAAGGGAGTCAAGTTCTCCTTCAAAGAGGTCACAAGTTACTGATTCTAAGCTAACTGAAAGAACATGACAGACAAACTTCTAGTGAGTAATTTGCAAATGGTACTTGTAATATCTGTTCCATCTCACAACCACTATTTTCTGTCCCAAATCTTGTATATGAGCTTTAGAGATTTGCTTTAGCTAGTGCGATTTCTCCCTTTTCAATGAAGTAAAGtaaattttgggttttgatgaatATGAAGGATCTTTAAGTTATACACATCGATATATCTCATTTACAGCAAGTGGCAAATATAGCACTTCATATGAACATTCAACTCCATATGTTTGAGATAGCCATATGACTAATGCACTTGTTTTTTTTGTGATTATCtttctgttcttttgattttctcACAATCAGCCATTCATTCTCATAGCTCCAAATCAAagaattaaatgcatgaaagttTGTTTATTTCCTAGATGTAGCCATTCATTTTCATATCAAGTTCTGAATCACATTTTTCTCCTACTTTCCTCGAATTGTTTCATATTCTCCCTCTTCAAAAATTAACTTGGAGTGATTTTTTTCTGGTTATAATCTTAGAACCTCAATGGTAAAATTCCTTTTATCAAATTAACTTGGAAGTGTACTATTTCACTGCTTATAATAACACTTGGCTATGAGGAAAGTCACTCTTAGATTGAGCCGCCTTCGTTCACTATCCGGCTTTCTCAAACAAGATTTCAGTTCAATTTGATTGGAACTTATTGTGTACTGACGATGGT contains:
- the LOC104104694 gene encoding BTB/POZ domain-containing protein At5g48800-like; amino-acid sequence: MDKHHSQLSLAKCSRQRYSEWVFRDVPSDITIEVDGGTFSLHKFPLVSRSGRIRKLVAGHRDSDISRIELLSLPGGAESFELAAKFCYGVNFEITAANVAQLCCVSDYLEMTEDYSKNNLGSRAEEYLDIVACKNLEMCVEVLKQCENLLPLADELKIVTRCIDAIASKACVEQIASSFSRLEYSSSGRLHMNRQAKCEGDWWIEDLSVLRIDLYQRVITAMKCRGVRPESIAASLVNYAQKELTKKSTSWNQSSQPKVDVVSRSNGHEKVVVETIVSLMPVEKLVVPISFLFGLLRSAVMLDCTVACRLDLERRIGSQLDIATLDDLLIPSFRNAGDTLFDIDTVHRILVNFSQQEDSDEDMEDVSVFESDSATSPSQTALFKVAKLVDNYLAEIAPDANLKLNKFIAIAESLPAHARTVHDGLYRSIDVYLKAHQALSDPDRRRLCKLIDFQKLSQEAGSHAAQNERLPLQSIVQVLYFEQLRLRNALFCSYPDDDHKPMHQSWRINSGALSAAMSPRDNYASLRRENRELKLELARMRMRLNDLEKDHVCMKKNMEKSNSRSFMSNFSKKIGKFNIFGHSSSRESSSPSKRSQVTDSKLTERT